GTGCTGGTCCAGGGGATCACCGGGAGCGAGGGGGCGTTCCACACCCGGCAGATGGTGGCCTACGGGACGAAGGTGGTGGCTGGGGTCACCCCGGGCAAGGGCGGGCAAACACTTGATGGGATCCCGGTTTATGGTTCCGCGGCCGAAGCGGTGGAGCGGCATCGGGTGGACGCCTCGGTCCTGTTCGTCCCCGCCGCGTTCGCCCCCGATGCCATGCTCGAGGCCGCAGCGGCCGGGATCCCCCTCATCGTGGCCATCACGGAGGGGATCCCCCTCCACGCCATGCTCCGCGCCTACCACCTCCTCAAGGGGTATCCGGTACGGCTGATCGGTCCCAATTGCCCCGGGATCATCTCCCCGGGCAAGGCGAAGGTCGGGGTCATCCCCAGCGCCGTGTTCCGGCCCGGCCCGGTGGGGATCGTGTCCCGCTCCGGCACCCTGACCTATGAGATCGCCCACCACCTCAGCTCCAGCGGGTTTGGCCAGTCCACGGTGGTGGGGATCGGCGGCGACCCCATCATCGGGAGCTCCTTTACCGACCTCCTCCCCCTGTTCGAGGAGGATCCTCAGACGGAGCTCGTCGTGCTGGTGGGGGAGATCGGGGGAAACGCCGAGGAGGAGGCAGCGGAGTACGTGGCCGAGCACATGGAAAAGCCGGTGGTCGCGTACATCGCGGGGTTCTCCGCCCCGCCGGGGAAGCGGATGGGTCATGCCGGGGCGATCATCACCGGGAGCGAGGGCACGGCCCAGGCCAAGGCGGAGCGGCTGGAGAAGAAGGGCATCCCCGTGGCCCGTACCCCGGC
This sequence is a window from Candidatus Acetothermia bacterium. Protein-coding genes within it:
- the sucD gene encoding succinate--CoA ligase subunit alpha; translation: VLVQGITGSEGAFHTRQMVAYGTKVVAGVTPGKGGQTLDGIPVYGSAAEAVERHRVDASVLFVPAAFAPDAMLEAAAAGIPLIVAITEGIPLHAMLRAYHLLKGYPVRLIGPNCPGIISPGKAKVGVIPSAVFRPGPVGIVSRSGTLTYEIAHHLSSSGFGQSTVVGIGGDPIIGSSFTDLLPLFEEDPQTELVVLVGEIGGNAEEEAAEYVAEHMEKPVVAYIAGFSAPPGKRMGHAGAIITGSEGTAQAKAERLEKKGIPVARTPAQVATLVKEALR